Proteins found in one Nerophis lumbriciformis linkage group LG27, RoL_Nlum_v2.1, whole genome shotgun sequence genomic segment:
- the LOC133624591 gene encoding ras-related protein Rab-40C-like isoform X2 gives MRGMMGSQSSPVKTYDYLLKFLLVGDSDVGKGEILDSLQDGSVESPYAYSSGIDYKTTTILLDGKRVKLELWDTSGQGRFCTIFRSYSRGAQGILLVYDITNGWSFDGIDRWIREIDEHAPGVPRILVGNRLHLAFKRQVPTEQARAYAEKNSMTFFEVSPLCNFNVIESFTELSRIVLMRHGMEKFWRPNKVFSLQDLCCRSIVSCTPVHLIDKLPLPVSIKSHLKSFSMANGMNAVMMHGRSYSVAHSAASCSSNGGSKVSSIKRSKSFRPPQSPPKNSSSPSSSSKGNCKIA, from the exons ATGCGCGGGATGATGGGGAGCCAGAGCAGTCCTGTCAAGACTTACGACTATCTTCTCAAGTTTCTTCTGGTGGGAGACAGCGATGTTGGTAAGGGAGAGATCTTGGACAGTTTGCAGGACGGCTCTGTGGAGTCTCCCTATGCCTACAGCAGTG GAATCGATTACAAGACAACAACAATACTGCTGGATGGAAAAAGAGTAAAACTGGAGTTATG GGACACATCTGGGCAGGGGAGATTCTGCACCATCTTCAGGTCTTACTCCCGAGGGGCACAA GGCATTTTGCTAGTCTATGACATCACCAACGGTTGGTCATTTGACGGCATTGACCGCTGGATCCGGGAAATTGATGAG cATGCCCCAGGTGTGCCCCGGATCTTGGTTGGCAACAGACTTCACCTGGCTTTCAAGCGGCAGGTTCCAACGGAGCAAGCGCGGGCTTATGCGGAGAAAAACAGCATGACGTTCTTTGAGGTCAGCCCCTTGTGCAACTTCAATGTCATCGAATCGTTCACAGAACTCTCACGAATTGTGCTCATGAGGCACGGGATGGAAAAATTCTGGAGGCCCAACAAAG TTTTCAGCCTCCAAGATCTGTGCTGCCGTTCAATCGTCTCCTGCACGCCCGTGCACCTCATCGACAAACTGCCTCTGCCCGTGTCCATCAAATCCCACCTCAAATCTTTCTCCATGGCCAACGGCATGAACGCGGTCATGATGCACGGACGCTCCTACTCGGTGGCTCACAGCGCAGCGTCATGCAGCAGTAACGGGGGAAGCAAGGTCAGCAGTATCAAACGCTCAAAGTCCTTCAGGCCTCCACAGAGTCCGCCTAAAAACTCttcctccccctcctcctcctccaaggGGAACTGTAAAATAGCGTAG
- the LOC133624591 gene encoding ras-related protein Rab-40C-like isoform X1, with the protein MRGMMGSQSSPVKTYDYLLKFLLVGDSDVGKGEILDSLQDGSVESPYAYSSGIDYKTTTILLDGKRVKLELWDTSGQGRFCTIFRSYSRGAQVRTTDRLGCFSVKAILCTKTFLPQGILLVYDITNGWSFDGIDRWIREIDEHAPGVPRILVGNRLHLAFKRQVPTEQARAYAEKNSMTFFEVSPLCNFNVIESFTELSRIVLMRHGMEKFWRPNKVFSLQDLCCRSIVSCTPVHLIDKLPLPVSIKSHLKSFSMANGMNAVMMHGRSYSVAHSAASCSSNGGSKVSSIKRSKSFRPPQSPPKNSSSPSSSSKGNCKIA; encoded by the exons ATGCGCGGGATGATGGGGAGCCAGAGCAGTCCTGTCAAGACTTACGACTATCTTCTCAAGTTTCTTCTGGTGGGAGACAGCGATGTTGGTAAGGGAGAGATCTTGGACAGTTTGCAGGACGGCTCTGTGGAGTCTCCCTATGCCTACAGCAGTG GAATCGATTACAAGACAACAACAATACTGCTGGATGGAAAAAGAGTAAAACTGGAGTTATG GGACACATCTGGGCAGGGGAGATTCTGCACCATCTTCAGGTCTTACTCCCGAGGGGCACAAGTGAGGACGACAGATCGTTTGGGGTGTTTTTCCGTCAAAGCTATACTGTGTACTAAGACTTTCCTCCCACAGGGCATTTTGCTAGTCTATGACATCACCAACGGTTGGTCATTTGACGGCATTGACCGCTGGATCCGGGAAATTGATGAG cATGCCCCAGGTGTGCCCCGGATCTTGGTTGGCAACAGACTTCACCTGGCTTTCAAGCGGCAGGTTCCAACGGAGCAAGCGCGGGCTTATGCGGAGAAAAACAGCATGACGTTCTTTGAGGTCAGCCCCTTGTGCAACTTCAATGTCATCGAATCGTTCACAGAACTCTCACGAATTGTGCTCATGAGGCACGGGATGGAAAAATTCTGGAGGCCCAACAAAG TTTTCAGCCTCCAAGATCTGTGCTGCCGTTCAATCGTCTCCTGCACGCCCGTGCACCTCATCGACAAACTGCCTCTGCCCGTGTCCATCAAATCCCACCTCAAATCTTTCTCCATGGCCAACGGCATGAACGCGGTCATGATGCACGGACGCTCCTACTCGGTGGCTCACAGCGCAGCGTCATGCAGCAGTAACGGGGGAAGCAAGGTCAGCAGTATCAAACGCTCAAAGTCCTTCAGGCCTCCACAGAGTCCGCCTAAAAACTCttcctccccctcctcctcctccaaggGGAACTGTAAAATAGCGTAG